One genomic window of Medicago truncatula cultivar Jemalong A17 chromosome 1, MtrunA17r5.0-ANR, whole genome shotgun sequence includes the following:
- the LOC25484443 gene encoding protein SIEVE ELEMENT OCCLUSION B: MSLSNLGSATATNSSLNQKNATNSLQNKANFLPNPFDLHDPQILDRVYLTHVTDDEFCDTNIIFELVSSVVLQTIPKISVTSFKPEFPTLKLISCQMITTRNDPHCVHQTTLWILQNLRSYSWDAKALITLAAFTLEYGNYLQLNRVTTTDTLGNSLRVLNQVQTRKISNDVTELVKYIVDMLIHLNVWATWSADGYDPVDVPALTDALQEIPVFVYWTIASIVASTGNLVGVSDYKLSAYKERLSRVVEELVKHLATCERQIRNVDDLTSRTNNYRKPKDIVDCLKALIHRNGTDIPQIYQGNVQVKSGLDIFKQKHVLLFISSLDRIQDEITLLNSIYERLQENPKESKGFMKEDFKILWIPIVKKWDDIQIENFKALKSGIKWYVVEYFSELPGLKIIKDPELIGYIDNPIIPVFNPKGIITNEDAMDLIFQWGIDAFPFRKSDGNDLKLKWNWLWDVIKKATPGLLVKVDRYIFIYGGTNKKWIQDFTLELEKIKRHETIKRADVIIENYQVGKDDPNRVPSFWMGIERKKQNKKHQETVDCKIQEIVKDLFCLRRDPQGWIILSKGHSIKLLGHGEPAYQTLVEFQNWKDKVLEKEGFDIAFKEYYQMKAKEISGREPCEVLNVDTYSSNVIGTISCPNPMCGRVMEVSSIHYKCCHRDEPNNLGV, from the exons ATGTCCCTTTCCAACTTAGGAAGTGCCACTGCCACTAATAGTAGTTTGAACCAAAAGAATGCCACAAATTCACTACAAAACAAAGCTAATTTCTTGCCAAACCCATTTGATCTTCATGACCCACAGATCTTGGACAGAGTCTATCTCACCCATGTCACTGATGATGAATTTTGtgatacaaatatcattttcgaACTTGTGTCCAGTGTTGTACTTCAG ACTATTCCAAAGATTTCTGTAACCAGTTTCAAACCAGAATTTCCTACACTGAAGCTGATTTCTTGTCAG ATGATAACCACACGTAATGATCCACATTGTGTACACCAAACAACACTATGGATTCTTCAAAACCTGAGATCTTACTCATGGGATGCAAAAGCACTTATAACTCTAGCTGCTTTCACTTTGGAATATGGAAACTATTTGCAACTTAATCGCGTTACAACGACAGACACGCTTGGAAACTCGTTGAGAGTATTGAATCAAGTTCAAACCAGAAAGATTTCAAATGATGTAACTGAATTGGTCAAATATATAGTGGACATGTTGATTCACCTGAATGTGTGGGCAACATGGTCTGCTGACGGCTATGATCCAGTTGATGTTCCTGCTTTGACAGACGCCTTGCAAGAAATTCCTGTCTTTGTTTATTGGACAATTGCTTCCATTGTTGCTTCTACTGGCAACCTTGTCGGTGTTTC GGACTATAAATTATCAGCTTATAAAGAGAGGCTTTCTCGCGTTGTTGAGGAGTTGGTTAAACATCTGGCAACATGCGAACGGCAAATAA GAAATGTAGATGATTTAACTAGCCGCACGAATAACTATCGTAAGCCCAAAGATATTGTTGATTGTTTGAAAGCTTTGATCCACCGCAATGGAACTGATATTCCACAAATCTATCAAGGCAATGTCCAAGTTAAATCG GGTCTTGATATTTTTAAGCAGAAACATGTGTTGCTATTCATTTCAAGCCTTGATAGAATTCAAGATGAGATCACACTTTTGAATTCAATCTATGAAAGATTGCAAGAAAATCCAAAAGAATCAAAAGGTTTCATGAAAGAAGACTTCAAGATTTTGTGGATCCCCATTGTGAAGAAGTGGGATGATATCCAGATAGAAAATTTCAAAGCATTGAAGAGTGGTATCAAATGGTATGTAGTGGAGTACTTTTCTGAGTTACCAGGCCTCAAGATAATAAAAGATCCAGAATTAATAGGCTACATTGATAATCCTATTATCCCAGTGTTCAACCCTAAAGGAATCATAACCAATGAAGATGCTATGGACTTGATTTTCCAATGGGGCATTGATGCATTCCCATTTAGGAAAAGTGATGGTAATGACCTCAAGTTGAAGTGGAACTGGCTTTGGGATGTCATCAAAAAAGCAACTCCTGGACTACTG GTGAAAGTGGACAGATACATCTTTATCTATGGAGGTACCAACAAAAAATGGATCCAAGATTTCACACTTGAGTTGGAAAAGATCAAGAGGCACGAGACTATCAAGCGTGCAGACGTTATAATAGAGAATTATCAAGTGGGCAAAGATGATCCTAACCGTGTTCCAAGTTTCTGGATGggtatagaaagaaagaaacaaaacaagaagCATCAAGAGACTGTGGATTGCAAGATTCAAGAAATAGTGAAAGACTTGTTTTGCCTCAGACGTGATCCACAAGGATGGATTATTCTAAGCAAAGGACATAGCATTAAACTTCTTGGTCACGGCGAGCCGGCTTATCAAACTTTGGTTGAGTTTCAGAATTGGAAAGACAAAGTGTTGGAGAAAGAAGGGTTTGATATTGCATTTAAAGAGTATTATCAGATGAAGGCTAAAGAGATATCTGGTCGTGAACCATGTGAAGTTCTTAATGTTGATACCTATAGTTCAAATGTTATAGGTACTATATCATGCCCTAATCCTATGTGTGGACGTGTGATGGAGGTTAGTTCTATTCATTACAAGTGCTGCCATCGTGATGAACCAAACAATCTTGGTGTTTGA
- the LOC11431209 gene encoding protein SIEVE ELEMENT OCCLUSION B, with protein sequence MSTALSYNVPISGTTTQKNDTSQQQKSQLPNPFKLEDIEILNKVYLTHVNDNMKYDRDTLFNLVSNIISASTQTSGTNSGLNTQISFKPDFSVLKRISCQMITTRGTAECAHQTTMWVLHHLRGFSWEAKALITLAAFSLEYGAIMHLHRIQSSDTLGNSLKQLSQVQFRKVPADITELVTFLLQVLQDIKTWAAWSAFGYDLDDVNSLPDAMQWIPLVVYWTVATIVACTGNLVGISEHKLSDYVKSLSDVVKELRRHLKSCELEIGKIHENENLLKDSDNIKDVVAFLRLLIKGNGTDQIPPIFIGNDQVKTGIEVFKKKHVLLFVSGLDTLRDEILLLNSIYKRLQDKPQEVLKGSFKKEDFKILWIPIVNKWDEDRKKEFKNLKESMKWYVLEHFSELPGRGIIKKKLNYDIGYPPILAVINPQGDIINKDAMEIIFQWGIDAFPFRISDAEDIFKKWEWFWKLMKKVDVNIEKMSWDRYIFIYGGNDPKWIQDFTRAIGSIKKHQTIQNVDVNIDYHQLGKNNPTEIPYFWMGIDGRKQQNKTCKDSVDCEIQTAVKKLLCLKQDPLGWVLLSRGRHVTVFGHGEPMYQTVADFDKWKNNVVEKESFDEAFKEYYDTKLSEISSSASCAVNSSDVLATITCPNPFCGRVMEVTSVNYKCCHRDDPDSCCI encoded by the exons ATGTCCACTGCATTGTCCTATAATGTACCAATCAGTGGCACTACGACCCAAAAGAATGATACCTCCCAACAACAGAAATCTCAGCTCCCTAATCCCTTTAAGCTTGAGGATATTGAAATCCTTAACAAAGTTTATCTCACCCATGTCAATGATAATATGAAATATGATAGGGATACCCTTTTCAACCTTGTCTCCAACATCATCTCTGCATCAACTCAGACTTCTGGAACTAATTCTGGACTTAAC ACTCAGATTTCTTTCAAACCAGACTTCTCTGTCCTGAAGAGGATTTCTTGTCAG ATGATAACGACGCGTGGCACAGCAGAATGTGCACACCAGACAACAATGTGGGTTCTCCATCACCTCAGAGGCTTCTCTTGGGAAGCAAAAGCATTGATAACTCTAGCTGCATTCTCTTTGGAGTATGGTGCAATTATGCATCTTCATAGGATTCAATCATCAGACACACTTGGAAACTCATTGAAGCAACTTAGCCAAGTTCAATTCAGAAAGGTTCCTGCCGATATAACTGAACTTGTCACATTCTTATTGCAAGTGTTACAAGACATTAAAACTTGGGCAGCATGGTCTGCTTTCGGTTATGACTTGGACGATGTTAATTCTTTGCCTGATGCTATGCAATGGATTCCTCTTGTTGTGTATTGGACAGTTGCTACCATTGTTGCTTGTACTGGTAACCTCGTCGGTATCTC GGAGCATAAATTATCAGATTATGTAAAAAGTCTCTCTGATGTGGTTAAGGAGTTGAGGCGTCATTTGAAAAGTTGTGAACTGGAAATTG GGAAgatacatgaaaatgaaaatcttTTGAAAGATTCTGATAATATTAAAGATGTTGTTGCTTTCTTGAGGCTTCTGATCAAAGGCAATGGAACTGATCAAATACCACCAATATTTATAGGCAACGACCAAGTTAAAACG GGTATTGAAGTTTTCAAGAAGAAGCATGTGTTGCTGTTCGTTTCGGGATTAGACACCCTTCGAGATGAGATTTTGCTGTTAAATTCAATCTATAAAAGATTGCAGGACAAACCACAAGAAGTGTTAAAAGGAAGTTTCAAGAAAGAGGATTTCAAGATTTTGTGGATTCCCATTGTGAATAAATGGGATGAAGACCGAAAGAAAGagtttaaaaatttgaaagaaagcATGAAATG gtATGTGTTGGAACACTTCTCTGAGCTACCAGGGCGTGggataataaagaaaaaactgaATTATGATATTGGTTACCCGCCTATTTTGGCAGTGATCAACCCTCAAGGTgatataataaataaggatgCAATGGAAATTATCTTCCAATGGGGAATCGATGCTTTTCCTTTTAGGATAAGTGATGCTGAAGATATCTTCAAGAAATGGGAATGGTTTTGGAAGTTAATGAAGAAAGTAGATGTCAATATTGAG AAAATGAGCTGGGATAGATACATATTCATCTATGGAGGCAATGACCCAAAGTGGATCCAAGACTTCACAAGAGCAATTGGAAGCATTAAAAAACATCAAACCATACAAAATGTGGACGTTAACATTGATTACCACCAACTAGGAAAAAACAACCCAACAGAGATTCCATACTTTTGGATGGGTATAGATGgaagaaaacaacaaaacaaaacatgcaaagACAGCGTAGACTGTGAGATACAAACAGCTGTAAAAAAGTTGCTATGTCTCAAACAAGACCCATTAGGATGGGTTCTTCTAAGTAGAGGGCGTCATGTTACAGTTTTTGGTCATGGTGAACCTATGTATCAAACTGTTGCTGATTTTGATAAGTGGAAAAATAATGTGGTTGAGAAAGAAAGCTTTGATGAAGCTTTTAAGGAATATTATGATACTAAGCTTTCAGAGATTTCTTCCAGTGCTTCATGTGCTGTTAATTCTTCAGATGTTCTTGCTACTATAACTTGTCCAAATCCTTTTTGTGGACGTGTGATGGAGGTGACTTCTGTTAATTACAAGTGTTGCCATCGTGATGATCCAGATAGTTGCTGCATTTGA